The Benincasa hispida cultivar B227 unplaced genomic scaffold, ASM972705v1 Contig824, whole genome shotgun sequence genome has a segment encoding these proteins:
- the LOC120070054 gene encoding LOW QUALITY PROTEIN: putative germin-like protein 2-1 (The sequence of the model RefSeq protein was modified relative to this genomic sequence to represent the inferred CDS: inserted 2 bases in 1 codon), which yields MAARVFFXLTFLAITCSIALASDPSPLQDFCVADPNNPVKVNGAVCKDPNVVEAKDFFMSGLNVAGDTNNPVGSAVTPANVVQIPGLNTLGISMVRIDYAPWGINAPHTHPRATEILTVLEGTLLVGFVTSNPENRLITKTLNKGDVFVFPIGLVHFQQNIGYGPAVAIAALSSQNPGVITIANAVFGSKPDIPTNILAKAFQTDPAIIATIQSKF from the exons ATGGCCGCTCGAGTTTTCTT TCTCACCTTCCTTGCAATTACTTGTTCCATTGCATTGGCATCAGATCCTAGCCCACTTCAAGATTTTTGTGTGGCAGATCCAAACAATCCAG TGAAAGTGAATGGTGCGGTTTGCAAGGATCCCAATGTTGTGGAAGCTAAAGACTTCTTCATGAGTGGGTTGAATGTGGCAGGTGACACTAATAACCCTGTTGGCTCTGCAGTAACTCCTGCCAACGTTGTCCAAATCCCAGGGCTCAACACACTTGGCATCTCTATGGTTCGCATTGACTATGCCCCATGGGGAATCAACGCTCCCCACACCCACCCTCGTGCCACTGAAATCCTGACTGTCCTTGAAGGCACACTCTTGGTGGGCTTTGTCACCTCCAACCCAGAAAACCGTCTCATTACCAAGACATTGAACAAGGGCGATGTCTTCGTCTTTCCCATTGGACTAGTTCACTTTCAACAAAACATCGGCTATGGCCCTGCAGTTGCCATTGCAGCTTTAAGTAGTCAAAATCCAGGTGTTATTACTATTGCTAATGCTGTTTTTGGTTCAAAGCCCGACATTCCAACAAATATCCTTGCAAAGGCTTTTCAAACTGATCCTGCTATAATAGCCACCATTCAGTCaaagttttag